A stretch of the Serratia marcescens genome encodes the following:
- a CDS encoding type 2 GTP cyclohydrolase I — translation MRNLDLEQLINTELNAAAFQDYAPNGLQVEGRPHVQRIVTGVTACQALLDAAVAHQADAIIVHHGYFWKNEAPTVRGMKRNRLKTLLTHDINLYGYHLPLDAHPVLGNNAQLAQALGIRVIGDVEPLVPHGEFEQPLTGEALQQRIESRLGRAVLHCGDNAPEHIRRVAWCTGGGQGFIDSAARFGVDAFISGEVSEQTIHSAREMGVHFFAAGHHATERGGVKALGDWLTQHHGFDVTFIDIPNPA, via the coding sequence ATGCGTAACCTCGATCTGGAACAACTGATCAACACGGAACTGAACGCCGCGGCGTTTCAGGACTACGCCCCCAACGGATTGCAGGTAGAAGGCCGCCCGCACGTGCAGCGCATCGTGACCGGCGTCACCGCCTGTCAGGCGCTGCTGGACGCCGCGGTGGCGCATCAGGCCGACGCGATTATCGTGCACCACGGCTATTTCTGGAAAAACGAGGCGCCGACGGTGCGCGGCATGAAGCGCAACCGCCTGAAAACGCTGCTGACCCACGATATCAACCTGTACGGCTACCACCTGCCGCTGGACGCGCATCCGGTGCTGGGCAACAACGCGCAGCTGGCGCAGGCGCTGGGCATTCGGGTGATTGGCGACGTCGAGCCGCTGGTGCCGCACGGCGAATTTGAACAGCCGCTGACCGGCGAAGCGCTGCAGCAGCGTATCGAGAGCCGGCTGGGGCGCGCGGTGCTGCACTGCGGCGATAACGCGCCTGAGCACATTCGCCGGGTGGCCTGGTGCACCGGTGGCGGCCAGGGTTTTATCGACAGCGCGGCGCGCTTCGGCGTCGATGCGTTCATCAGCGGTGAAGTGTCTGAGCAGACCATTCACAGCGCGCGCGAAATGGGCGTGCATTTCTTCGCCGCCGGCCACCACGCCACCGAGCGCGGCGGCGTGAAGGCGCTGGGCGACTGGCTGACGCAGCACCACGGCTTTGATGTGACCTTTATCGATATCCCGAATCCCGCCTGA
- the pxpB gene encoding 5-oxoprolinase subunit PxpB — protein sequence MQQARYYLLGERAVVLELSPPVTLPSQQRIWALAEKLNHHPDVREVVPGMNNLTLLLHTPQADAEAMLALLQQGWESKESLTPESRQVDIPVVYGGEQGPDLDDVARHTGMTPRQVVECHAAAAYVVYFLGFQPGFSYLGGMPEQLATPRRAEPRLAVAAGSVGIGGGQTGIYPLVTPGGWQLIGRTPLALFNPHEMPPTLLRPGDNVRFVPQKEGVC from the coding sequence GTGCAACAAGCACGTTATTACCTGTTGGGTGAAAGAGCGGTAGTGCTTGAACTGTCGCCGCCGGTGACCTTACCGAGCCAGCAGCGCATCTGGGCGCTGGCGGAAAAGCTGAATCACCACCCCGACGTGCGGGAAGTGGTGCCGGGGATGAATAACCTGACGCTGTTGCTGCATACGCCGCAGGCCGACGCCGAAGCGATGCTCGCATTGCTGCAGCAAGGTTGGGAAAGCAAAGAGAGCCTGACGCCGGAATCGCGCCAGGTGGATATTCCGGTGGTCTACGGCGGGGAGCAAGGCCCCGATCTGGATGACGTGGCGCGCCATACCGGCATGACGCCGCGGCAAGTGGTGGAATGCCACGCGGCGGCAGCCTACGTGGTCTATTTCCTCGGCTTTCAGCCGGGCTTCTCCTATTTGGGCGGCATGCCGGAACAGCTGGCGACGCCGCGCCGCGCTGAGCCGCGTCTGGCGGTGGCGGCCGGCTCCGTCGGCATTGGCGGCGGCCAGACCGGCATCTATCCGCTGGTGACGCCCGGCGGCTGGCAGCTGATCGGCCGCACGCCGCTGGCGCTGTTCAATCCGCATGAAATGCCGCCGACGCTGCTGCGCCCGGGCGATAACGTGCGCTTCGTGCCGCAGAAGGAGGGCGTATGTTGA
- the pxpC gene encoding 5-oxoprolinase subunit PxpC produces the protein MLIILRAGIYTTVQDLGREGFRRLGISTGGALDQPALKIANLLVGNAPEAAGLEITLGQFSAEFTRPGWIALTGAGCDAQLDGKPLWTGWRYPVKKGQRLALGTPKRGMRSYLAISGGIAVPEMLGSCSTDMKAAFGGHEGRNLKDGDRLPLGKSTALPQHRCGVKQLLFTNRIRALPGPEYAEFSEEAQDTFWRTAWQLSPQSNRMGYRLHGGTPLERTTDREMLSHGLLPGVVQVPHNGQPIVLMADAQTTGGYPRIACVIEADLYHLAQIRLGEPIHFVLCSLTEAQRAKAEQDLFLRQIAWGLHDR, from the coding sequence ATGTTGATTATTCTGCGTGCCGGCATCTATACCACGGTGCAGGATTTGGGCCGCGAGGGATTCCGCCGCCTGGGCATCAGCACCGGCGGGGCGCTGGATCAACCTGCGTTGAAGATCGCCAACCTGCTGGTGGGCAATGCGCCTGAGGCCGCCGGGCTGGAGATCACCCTCGGCCAGTTCAGCGCCGAGTTTACCCGCCCTGGCTGGATCGCCCTGACCGGCGCCGGCTGCGACGCGCAGTTGGACGGCAAGCCGCTGTGGACCGGCTGGCGCTACCCGGTGAAAAAGGGGCAGCGGTTGGCGCTGGGCACACCGAAACGCGGCATGCGCAGCTACCTGGCGATCTCGGGCGGCATCGCCGTGCCGGAAATGCTGGGCTCGTGCAGCACCGACATGAAGGCCGCCTTTGGCGGCCACGAAGGCCGTAACCTGAAGGATGGCGATCGGCTGCCGCTGGGTAAATCCACCGCGCTGCCGCAACACCGCTGTGGCGTGAAGCAGCTGCTGTTCACCAACCGCATCCGCGCGCTGCCGGGGCCGGAGTATGCCGAATTCAGCGAAGAGGCGCAGGACACGTTCTGGCGCACCGCTTGGCAGCTCAGCCCGCAGAGCAACCGCATGGGCTACCGTCTGCACGGCGGCACGCCGCTGGAGCGCACCACCGATCGCGAGATGTTGTCGCACGGCCTGCTGCCCGGCGTGGTGCAGGTGCCGCACAACGGCCAGCCGATCGTGCTGATGGCCGATGCGCAAACCACCGGCGGTTACCCGCGTATCGCCTGCGTGATCGAGGCCGATCTCTACCACTTGGCGCAGATCCGTCTCGGCGAACCGATCCACTTCGTTCTCTGCTCACTGACGGAGGCGCAGCGCGCCAAGGCTGAGCAGGATCTCTTCCTTCGACAGATTGCCTGGGGGTTACATGATCGTTGA
- the pxpA gene encoding 5-oxoprolinase subunit PxpA yields the protein MIVDLNADLGEGCANDQALLQLVSSANIACGFHAGDAQTMRQSVRWALQYGVAIGAHPSFPDRENFGRTRMQLPPETVYAQVVYQLGALAAIARAEGGVMVHVKPHGMLYNQAAVEPALAEAIARAVQAVDPALRLVGLAGSELIRAGEKLGLTTRQEVFADRGYQADGTLVPRGLPGALIEDDEQALAQTLEMVRHHRVRSVDGVWAAVQAETVCLHGDGEHALAYARKLRDSFVQQGIRVSAEQ from the coding sequence ATGATCGTTGATTTGAACGCCGATCTCGGCGAAGGCTGCGCCAACGACCAGGCGCTGTTGCAATTGGTGAGCTCGGCCAACATCGCCTGCGGCTTTCACGCCGGCGATGCGCAGACCATGCGTCAGTCGGTGCGCTGGGCATTGCAGTACGGCGTGGCGATCGGCGCCCACCCGAGTTTTCCCGATCGGGAGAACTTCGGCCGCACCCGCATGCAGCTGCCGCCGGAAACGGTGTACGCACAGGTGGTGTATCAGCTCGGGGCGCTGGCGGCCATCGCCCGCGCCGAGGGCGGGGTGATGGTGCACGTTAAGCCGCACGGCATGCTGTACAACCAGGCGGCGGTTGAGCCGGCGCTGGCGGAAGCGATCGCCCGGGCGGTGCAGGCGGTCGATCCGGCACTGCGGCTGGTGGGGCTGGCCGGCAGCGAGCTGATCCGTGCCGGGGAAAAACTCGGTCTGACCACCCGGCAGGAGGTATTCGCCGATCGCGGGTATCAGGCCGACGGCACGCTGGTGCCGCGCGGTTTGCCGGGGGCGTTGATCGAAGATGACGAACAGGCGCTGGCGCAAACCCTGGAGATGGTGCGCCATCACCGGGTGCGCAGCGTGGATGGCGTCTGGGCCGCCGTTCAGGCGGAAACCGTCTGCCTGCATGGGGACGGCGAGCATGCGCTGGCGTATGCGCGCAAGCTGCGGGACAGTTTTGTTCAGCAGGGGATCCGCGTCAGCGCGGAGCAGTAA
- a CDS encoding DUF969 domain-containing protein, producing MEQAVNLWPLIGIAAIVVGFVLRFNPVLVVIAAGIITGLAALMPLDVILEKLGEGFLNTRNLPLILLLPLAVIGLLERHGLKERAQAWIAKIKSATAGRLLIVYLFVREITAAMGLTSLGGHPQMVRPLLAPMAEGATENRYGELPERTRHRLRAMSAATDNVGLFFGEDIFVAFGAIIFMHNFMLESGGIQTEPLHIALWGIPTAIFAFLIHAFRLYRMDKQLSAELAQLNQAALQAKGEVR from the coding sequence ATGGAACAGGCCGTGAATCTCTGGCCACTGATTGGCATCGCCGCCATCGTGGTCGGATTTGTATTGCGTTTCAACCCGGTGCTGGTGGTGATCGCCGCCGGCATCATCACCGGTTTGGCGGCGCTGATGCCGCTGGACGTCATTCTGGAAAAGCTCGGCGAGGGCTTTCTCAACACCCGTAACCTGCCGCTGATCCTGCTGCTGCCGCTGGCGGTGATTGGCCTGCTGGAACGCCACGGGCTGAAAGAGCGGGCGCAGGCGTGGATCGCCAAGATCAAAAGCGCCACTGCCGGCCGTTTGCTGATCGTGTACCTGTTCGTGCGCGAGATTACCGCGGCGATGGGACTGACCAGCCTGGGCGGGCATCCGCAGATGGTGCGGCCGCTGCTGGCGCCGATGGCGGAAGGGGCGACGGAAAACCGCTACGGCGAGCTGCCGGAGCGCACGCGCCACCGTCTGCGCGCCATGTCGGCCGCGACCGACAACGTCGGGCTGTTCTTCGGCGAAGATATCTTCGTCGCCTTCGGCGCGATCATCTTCATGCACAACTTTATGCTGGAGTCCGGCGGCATTCAGACCGAGCCGTTGCATATCGCGCTGTGGGGCATTCCGACCGCGATTTTCGCTTTCCTGATCCACGCGTTCCGGCTGTATCGGATGGATAAGCAGCTGAGCGCCGAGCTGGCGCAGCTGAATCAGGCGGCGCTGCAGGCGAAGGGGGAGGTACGATGA
- a CDS encoding DUF979 domain-containing protein, whose translation MNFQQQYLYWLAGAVLLIVAVMSFRDRANPRRITTGLFWGLYGLVFLVGDWTYRLLGDVLGEGSNEKRMLHIIVGGVVVVMALIAGFGGVRLGSYHQRTPQEREASAKRLGNKLFIPALAIPVVTVIGVLLFNNVPALQTAVFGSGNHATLITLFSMTVGCLIGLAIAVKMTHEKALQPVQEARRLLDSIGWAFILPQILATLGLLFTVAGVGTAISHLTQEYLAVDNRFIAVAVYAIGMAVLTMVMGNAFAAFPIVTAGIGIPILVLQHGGNPAVMAAIGMFSGYCGTLMTPMAANFNIVPAALLELPDKNAVIKAQVPTGVLLLLVNVFLLYFLMFL comes from the coding sequence ATGAACTTCCAGCAACAATATCTCTACTGGCTGGCCGGCGCGGTGCTGCTGATTGTTGCGGTGATGTCCTTCCGCGATCGCGCCAACCCGCGCCGCATCACCACCGGGCTGTTTTGGGGGCTGTACGGCCTGGTGTTCCTGGTCGGCGACTGGACTTACCGCCTGCTGGGCGACGTGCTGGGCGAAGGCAGCAACGAGAAACGCATGCTGCACATCATCGTTGGCGGGGTGGTGGTGGTGATGGCCCTGATTGCCGGCTTCGGCGGCGTGCGCCTCGGCAGCTATCACCAGCGAACGCCGCAGGAGCGCGAGGCCAGCGCCAAGCGCCTGGGCAATAAGCTGTTTATCCCCGCTCTGGCGATCCCGGTGGTGACGGTGATCGGCGTGCTGCTGTTCAACAACGTGCCGGCGTTGCAAACCGCGGTGTTCGGCAGCGGCAACCATGCGACGCTGATCACCCTGTTCTCGATGACCGTCGGCTGCCTGATTGGCCTGGCGATCGCGGTGAAAATGACCCACGAGAAGGCGCTGCAGCCGGTGCAGGAAGCGCGGCGCCTGCTGGATTCGATCGGCTGGGCGTTCATTTTGCCGCAGATCCTCGCCACGCTGGGGCTGCTGTTTACCGTCGCCGGCGTCGGCACCGCGATCTCGCATTTGACCCAGGAGTATCTGGCGGTCGATAACCGCTTTATCGCCGTGGCAGTCTACGCTATCGGTATGGCGGTGCTGACCATGGTGATGGGCAACGCCTTCGCCGCTTTCCCGATCGTTACCGCCGGCATCGGCATTCCGATCCTGGTGTTGCAGCACGGCGGCAACCCGGCGGTGATGGCGGCGATCGGCATGTTCTCGGGGTATTGCGGCACCCTGATGACGCCAATGGCGGCGAACTTCAACATTGTGCCGGCGGCGCTGCTGGAGCTGCCGGACAAGAATGCGGTGATCAAGGCGCAGGTGCCGACCGGCGTGCTGCTGCTGTTGGTTAACGTGTTCCTGCTGTATTTCCTGATGTTCCTGTAG
- the pcp gene encoding pyroglutamyl-peptidase I gives MQKVLITGFEPFGGERLNPSWEVVKQLNDMELVGARIVARQLPCVFGAALEALNAAIDEVQPVMVLAIGQAGGRTDITIERVAINVDDARIPDNQGQQPVDEPIVAGGPAAYFSTLPIKAMVSSMREAGIPASVSQTAGTYVCNHVMYGLLHRLSGQREVKGGFIHIPYLPEQAAAHPGAPSMAASTVLFALELAVSIALQVEHDLKVVGGATH, from the coding sequence ATGCAAAAAGTATTGATTACCGGCTTTGAGCCGTTTGGCGGCGAGCGCCTTAACCCCTCCTGGGAAGTGGTGAAGCAGCTCAATGATATGGAGCTGGTCGGTGCGCGCATCGTGGCGCGCCAGCTGCCGTGCGTGTTCGGCGCGGCGCTGGAGGCGCTCAATGCGGCGATCGACGAGGTGCAGCCGGTGATGGTGCTGGCTATCGGCCAGGCCGGCGGCCGCACCGACATCACGATCGAACGGGTGGCGATCAACGTCGACGACGCGCGTATCCCCGACAATCAGGGGCAGCAACCGGTGGACGAGCCGATCGTCGCCGGCGGTCCGGCGGCCTATTTCAGCACCTTGCCGATTAAAGCGATGGTCAGTTCGATGCGCGAGGCCGGTATTCCGGCCTCCGTTTCGCAGACCGCCGGCACCTACGTGTGCAACCATGTCATGTATGGCCTGCTGCACCGTTTGAGCGGCCAGCGCGAGGTCAAGGGCGGGTTTATCCATATCCCGTACCTGCCGGAACAGGCGGCGGCGCACCCCGGTGCGCCGAGCATGGCGGCCTCGACGGTGCTGTTTGCATTGGAGCTGGCCGTTTCCATCGCTTTGCAGGTGGAGCACGATCTGAAAGTGGTGGGCGGCGCGACGCATTAA